The Pseudodesulfovibrio sp. zrk46 genome contains a region encoding:
- the deoC gene encoding deoxyribose-phosphate aldolase: protein MSISSKDLAQLIDHTLLKPAATVSELDTLCSEALRFGFFGVCVNPSMVSLASWKLRDAFPLPVSVVGFPLGATLSESKAYETEAVIKLGAREIDMVLNLGAFKANDDSVVEKDIRAVVRAASGFPVKVILETALLSDDEIVRACKIAVDSGAAFVKTSTGFGPGGATIEAVRLMRETVGPDIGVKASGGISTYDDAVAMIEAGANRIGASASVAIVSG, encoded by the coding sequence ATGTCGATATCTTCAAAGGATCTGGCCCAACTTATCGATCATACATTATTAAAGCCTGCAGCCACTGTGTCTGAACTAGATACCTTGTGCTCAGAAGCTTTGCGCTTTGGTTTTTTTGGAGTCTGCGTGAATCCTTCAATGGTGTCTCTTGCTAGTTGGAAGCTTAGGGATGCTTTTCCTCTTCCAGTGTCAGTTGTTGGTTTTCCATTGGGAGCTACACTGTCTGAATCTAAGGCTTATGAGACAGAAGCTGTAATTAAGCTTGGTGCTCGTGAAATAGACATGGTTTTGAACCTAGGAGCGTTTAAAGCTAACGATGACAGTGTGGTTGAAAAAGATATTAGAGCTGTCGTTCGTGCTGCGTCGGGCTTTCCTGTAAAGGTGATTTTGGAAACCGCACTATTGTCTGATGATGAAATTGTTCGTGCATGTAAAATAGCTGTTGATTCTGGCGCAGCCTTTGTCAAAACAAGTACTGGATTTGGACCAGGTGGAGCTACGATTGAGGCTGTACGTCTTATGCGTGAAACGGTAGGGCCCGATATCGGAGTAAAAGCCAGTGGTGGTATATCTACTTATGATGATGCAGTAGCAATGATCGAAGCTGGGGCAAATCGAATTGGTGCTTCAGCTTCTGTAGCCATTGTTTCTGGATAA
- a CDS encoding precorrin-8X methylmutase, producing MTEIQFQNFKKPEEIEEESFRIIDSEVPIPRPFEGKKWEIVRRMIHTTADFELLDLVRFHEDSIDNGIRALKNGATIVTDTEMAKRGIPARRLEPFGCNVRCLINDKRVIERAKNEEITRAKAAVDVAVAEIKPDIYVVGNAPTALIRLVDHVDSGSAVPLLVVGMPVGFVNAAESKALLMSRDIPFISIEGRKGGSAIAASVINALAILAA from the coding sequence ATGACTGAAATACAATTCCAGAATTTTAAAAAACCAGAAGAAATCGAAGAAGAATCGTTTCGAATTATTGATTCAGAGGTGCCCATTCCGCGTCCTTTTGAGGGGAAGAAATGGGAAATTGTTCGCCGAATGATTCATACAACCGCAGATTTTGAGCTTCTTGATTTAGTTCGTTTTCATGAAGATTCCATTGATAATGGGATTAGGGCTTTGAAGAATGGTGCTACCATTGTGACTGATACAGAGATGGCTAAGCGTGGAATTCCTGCTCGTCGCTTAGAGCCATTTGGCTGTAATGTTCGCTGCCTAATTAATGATAAACGTGTCATTGAGCGTGCGAAAAATGAAGAAATTACCCGTGCAAAAGCTGCTGTTGATGTCGCGGTGGCTGAAATAAAACCAGATATTTATGTTGTTGGGAATGCGCCTACTGCGTTGATTCGCCTAGTCGATCATGTTGATTCCGGTAGCGCAGTCCCATTGCTTGTTGTAGGAATGCCTGTAGGTTTTGTGAACGCAGCCGAGTCAAAGGCACTTCTAATGTCTCGAGATATCCCTTTTATTTCCATCGAAGGTAGGAAAGGAGGAAGTGCTATTGCAGCTTCAGTTATAAATGCATTGGCAATTTTGGCTGCATGA
- a CDS encoding 4Fe-4S binding protein, producing MAKKERGKSSVTVYPDWCKGCGICVEFCPANVLELSEHGKAVVAREDDCIRCGFCELHCPDFAIIVKDKEPDAAAKVVETEDVKNNKTSSGKGA from the coding sequence ATGGCCAAGAAAGAGAGAGGAAAGAGTTCCGTCACAGTGTATCCGGATTGGTGCAAAGGCTGTGGCATTTGTGTCGAGTTCTGTCCGGCTAATGTGCTTGAGTTGAGTGAGCACGGAAAAGCTGTTGTGGCGCGTGAGGACGATTGTATCCGTTGTGGTTTCTGTGAACTGCACTGTCCTGATTTCGCAATCATTGTGAAGGACAAAGAGCCGGATGCAGCAGCCAAGGTTGTTGAGACCGAGGACGTAAAGAACAACAAGACTTCCAGCGGTAAGGGGGCATAG
- a CDS encoding 2-oxoacid:acceptor oxidoreductase subunit alpha: MPRRKKRKEIFALGNEAVVEGALLAGCSFYGGYPITPSSEIMEIMANRLPKIENGVFIQLEDEIASMGAVIGASLAGRKALTATSGPGFSLKQENLGYAIMAETPLVLVNVMRGGPSTGLPTCPAQGDVQQARWGTHGDHPIIVLSASNVQECLDMTVTAFNMAEKYRTPVILLLDEVTAHTREKIEIPNEGEYEVFSRTVPSMPPEWYKPYEETVRGVPPMPPLGSGYRFHTTGLTHDRNGFPTQRPEEVTELMERIHRKIDQFFYDIQLVDEIQTEDAEAVVIAYGSVARSAELAVQQARENGVKAGLLKLKTLFPYPRRHQEKIMAKAKTIIVPEMNMGQMSREVKRVNMGRAAVRTINRIDGQIVTPSEILKVIMQG; this comes from the coding sequence ATGCCAAGACGTAAAAAACGTAAAGAAATTTTTGCTTTGGGCAATGAAGCTGTTGTCGAAGGCGCACTGTTGGCAGGATGTTCTTTTTATGGTGGGTATCCGATCACACCTTCTTCTGAGATCATGGAGATTATGGCAAATAGGTTGCCCAAGATTGAGAACGGTGTGTTTATTCAGTTGGAAGACGAAATAGCTAGTATGGGAGCAGTCATCGGAGCCTCTTTGGCCGGACGCAAGGCTCTCACCGCAACGAGTGGGCCAGGCTTTTCTCTCAAGCAAGAGAACCTGGGCTACGCTATTATGGCCGAAACCCCACTTGTTTTGGTTAATGTAATGCGCGGTGGTCCTTCCACAGGGTTGCCGACCTGTCCTGCGCAGGGAGATGTTCAGCAAGCTCGTTGGGGAACGCATGGAGATCATCCCATAATTGTCTTGTCCGCTTCCAATGTGCAGGAATGCCTTGATATGACCGTTACTGCCTTCAATATGGCAGAGAAGTATCGTACTCCTGTCATATTGTTGTTAGACGAAGTCACTGCTCATACTCGTGAGAAGATCGAGATTCCCAATGAAGGTGAATATGAGGTGTTCTCGCGCACCGTTCCGTCCATGCCACCAGAATGGTATAAACCTTACGAAGAAACAGTACGCGGTGTGCCACCTATGCCGCCTTTAGGATCCGGCTATCGTTTCCATACAACAGGCTTGACTCACGATCGCAATGGTTTTCCAACGCAACGCCCAGAAGAAGTGACTGAGTTGATGGAACGTATCCACCGTAAAATTGATCAATTTTTCTACGATATTCAATTGGTCGATGAGATCCAAACTGAAGACGCCGAAGCTGTCGTCATTGCCTACGGCTCAGTTGCTCGTTCTGCAGAACTCGCTGTGCAGCAAGCTCGGGAGAATGGTGTAAAAGCAGGCCTGCTTAAGCTGAAGACTCTGTTCCCATATCCTAGAAGGCATCAGGAAAAGATAATGGCAAAAGCCAAGACCATTATTGTTCCGGAAATGAATATGGGACAGATGTCTCGCGAGGTGAAGCGCGTAAACATGGGCCGGGCAGCCGTCCGAACCATTAATCGCATTGACGGGCAGATCGTCACTCCCTCGGAAATTCTTAAGGTAATAATGCAGGGGTAG
- a CDS encoding 2-oxoacid:ferredoxin oxidoreductase subunit beta codes for MNEFTGNEIIHQYLRHNKKFPHVLCAGCGHGIVLGTLIRSIHSLQIPKDDVVLVAGIGCSGRLAVYGDFNTVHTTHGRAMTFATGIKMANPKLNVIAIMGDGDALSIGGNHLIHAARRNIGVTALILNNNIYGMTGGQSSPATPEGSTTMTNPYGQLDSSFDTVELAKGAGANYVARGTVFHVKKLEKIMTDAIERPGFSVVEAITPCHTQYGRKNKYKTPVDMYKWMKKAAVSIERYNEMDEAARKDRLPIGVFVENDRKGYEEKYYAMQANFLSKNAREGK; via the coding sequence ATGAACGAATTCACCGGAAATGAAATAATCCATCAATATTTGAGGCATAATAAAAAGTTCCCTCATGTCCTTTGTGCCGGTTGTGGCCACGGGATTGTGCTTGGTACTTTGATTCGTTCAATTCACTCTTTGCAGATCCCCAAAGATGATGTGGTGTTAGTCGCAGGGATCGGCTGTTCAGGCCGTCTGGCTGTTTATGGAGATTTCAATACCGTTCACACAACGCATGGGCGCGCTATGACTTTCGCAACAGGCATCAAAATGGCGAATCCAAAACTTAACGTGATCGCGATTATGGGGGATGGTGACGCTCTTTCTATAGGTGGAAACCATCTTATCCATGCTGCCCGTCGTAATATTGGTGTTACTGCGCTTATCTTGAATAATAACATATATGGGATGACCGGAGGCCAGTCTTCACCTGCAACTCCAGAAGGTTCTACTACAATGACCAATCCCTATGGTCAGCTTGATAGTTCCTTCGACACGGTTGAATTGGCCAAGGGAGCAGGTGCCAATTATGTGGCTCGTGGAACAGTCTTTCATGTCAAGAAGCTGGAAAAAATTATGACAGATGCTATCGAGCGTCCTGGCTTTAGTGTTGTGGAGGCAATTACTCCTTGTCACACTCAGTATGGTCGGAAAAATAAATATAAAACTCCGGTAGACATGTATAAGTGGATGAAAAAGGCTGCTGTTTCCATTGAACGATACAATGAAATGGACGAAGCTGCTCGTAAGGACCGTCTACCTATTGGTGTTTTTGTTGAGAATGACCGTAAAGGGTATGAAGAAAAATACTACGCGATGCAGGCAAACTTCCTGAGCAAAAATGCTAGGGAGGGTAAATAA
- a CDS encoding 2-oxoacid:acceptor oxidoreductase family protein has product MKPQQELQRFEIRFSGLGGQGIITLGKVMGQGLALGHGYNVTQTQSYGPEARGGSSKCDLVISSSPISYPKAESLDILVALSQEACNSYYPYLKPGGVLVLESDLVPQPPTNQFLGLPYTALAREKVGIVQAMNTVVLGSLSFLLPFIHQATMRKSLESALPEKIRAVNTKAFNLGHRLAKKEWGEDVGAVWREN; this is encoded by the coding sequence ATGAAGCCACAGCAAGAACTCCAACGTTTTGAAATACGTTTTTCTGGCCTTGGAGGTCAGGGAATTATTACGCTTGGGAAGGTCATGGGGCAGGGACTTGCATTGGGCCATGGTTACAATGTCACTCAAACTCAAAGCTATGGTCCTGAGGCTCGGGGAGGATCGAGTAAGTGTGATTTGGTAATTAGTTCTAGTCCCATTAGTTACCCTAAGGCAGAGAGTCTTGATATACTTGTCGCTTTGTCCCAGGAAGCATGTAACTCTTATTACCCTTATCTTAAGCCGGGCGGGGTACTTGTTCTTGAATCGGATTTAGTACCGCAACCGCCTACCAATCAGTTTCTAGGTCTGCCTTATACGGCCCTTGCAAGAGAAAAGGTCGGTATCGTTCAAGCAATGAATACCGTCGTACTAGGCTCTTTGTCCTTCCTTTTGCCATTCATTCATCAGGCAACGATGCGTAAAAGTTTGGAGTCTGCATTGCCCGAGAAGATTCGGGCAGTTAATACAAAGGCCTTTAACCTTGGGCATCGTTTAGCGAAAAAAGAATGGGGTGAAGACGTAGGCGCAGTTTGGCGCGAAAATTAA
- a CDS encoding RtcB family protein: MKASRLRALGIHGGESLSEAREAIRKARESGFSITAVHDAVEAVAERPREYVSDLLWGELARVLVRSRKDRVELVPCSPSASWHKWGYELDPNAVIQMENACKLPISIVGALMPDAHVGYGLPIGGVLATDNVVIPYAVGVDIACRVKLSVLDMPVSELSSRRNEIISAIEVETRFGVGVGFSPPRRHKVMRDSAWSEVPILQKMREKAVDQLGTSGGGNHFVEFGLLNVYDDSLALASGQYVALMTHSGSRGTGESVAKYYSNLARQRLPELPEELRHLAWFDMDSDEGAEYWRAMTLMGRYSAANHQLIHDNLVSHIGAEVLAVIENHHNFAWREKHNGKKVIIHRKGAIPAAKGQLGVIPGSMTASSYVVKGKGNPLSLNSAAHGAGRAMSRSEAARRFSWENIQEALKKSRVHLISAGLDEAPMAYKNIERVMDAQDDLVERVARFNPRLVKMAPSGRIMGRRGKKKKGNRK; encoded by the coding sequence ATGAAGGCTTCTCGGTTGAGAGCTTTAGGTATTCATGGTGGCGAGAGTCTTTCAGAAGCTCGAGAAGCCATTCGGAAAGCTAGAGAAAGCGGTTTCTCGATTACTGCAGTGCATGATGCTGTTGAAGCTGTAGCCGAGCGGCCTAGGGAATATGTTTCAGATTTACTTTGGGGTGAGCTCGCGCGCGTCCTTGTCCGCTCTCGAAAGGATCGAGTAGAGTTAGTCCCTTGTTCTCCCTCTGCTTCGTGGCACAAATGGGGATATGAGCTTGACCCCAACGCTGTCATTCAGATGGAGAATGCCTGTAAGCTCCCAATCTCCATAGTTGGCGCTTTGATGCCTGACGCTCATGTTGGATACGGCTTACCTATTGGAGGAGTTTTGGCTACGGACAATGTCGTTATCCCATATGCGGTTGGGGTGGATATCGCCTGTCGTGTGAAGTTGTCAGTATTGGATATGCCAGTGAGTGAATTGTCATCACGCCGAAACGAAATTATTAGCGCTATCGAAGTAGAGACTCGTTTTGGTGTTGGAGTAGGATTTTCTCCCCCTAGACGGCACAAAGTAATGCGAGACTCCGCTTGGAGTGAGGTGCCGATTTTACAGAAGATGCGTGAAAAAGCAGTTGATCAGCTTGGTACTAGTGGGGGAGGGAATCATTTCGTCGAGTTTGGTTTATTGAATGTATATGACGATAGTCTTGCCTTGGCTTCTGGACAATATGTTGCACTTATGACCCATAGCGGTAGCAGGGGAACGGGAGAGTCTGTGGCAAAGTACTATAGTAATCTTGCCAGGCAGCGACTGCCGGAATTACCGGAAGAGCTTCGTCATCTCGCATGGTTCGATATGGATAGCGATGAAGGCGCGGAGTATTGGCGAGCAATGACACTAATGGGGCGCTATTCTGCTGCAAATCATCAGCTTATCCATGATAACCTTGTTTCCCATATTGGCGCTGAGGTGTTGGCTGTCATTGAGAATCATCACAATTTTGCTTGGCGAGAAAAACATAATGGAAAGAAGGTGATTATTCATCGCAAAGGCGCAATTCCTGCCGCTAAAGGACAACTTGGCGTTATTCCGGGATCTATGACTGCTTCTTCATATGTAGTTAAAGGGAAAGGCAATCCATTATCTTTGAATTCCGCCGCCCATGGAGCTGGGAGAGCTATGAGTCGATCAGAGGCAGCACGACGATTTAGTTGGGAGAATATTCAGGAGGCATTGAAAAAGAGTCGTGTGCATCTTATCTCAGCTGGGCTTGATGAAGCTCCCATGGCTTATAAGAATATTGAGCGAGTGATGGATGCACAAGATGATTTGGTGGAACGGGTAGCTCGTTTTAACCCCAGGTTGGTAAAAATGGCTCCTTCTGGAAGAATAATGGGGCGTCGGGGGAAAAAGAAGAAGGGCAATCGAAAGTGA
- a CDS encoding FlgO family outer membrane protein translates to MYRILLLIAVLATTIFATGCGNRMWQDTKETASDTYDYVFDTAPTARSYHEAVQIPIIDINHDAADVLYNNIKGSELSRRSPIYIKNFINQNDPNDTSIFGRVMTEQVVDRLVQRGALITTGEPRAEAFLLPPGVSKSKYDTPPKGTIESLPPRSARLEGSYVIGDNYIYMTAKIIRLDDNAIVSGHNWTIPISDNVRQMLPQLELEDGLEPSVKTRFDQPRP, encoded by the coding sequence ATGTATAGAATACTGCTTCTCATCGCGGTTTTGGCAACCACTATTTTTGCCACAGGATGTGGCAACCGCATGTGGCAGGACACTAAGGAGACTGCGAGTGACACCTACGACTATGTATTTGATACCGCTCCAACCGCTCGCTCCTACCATGAGGCAGTTCAAATTCCGATCATTGACATCAATCACGATGCTGCCGACGTTCTTTACAACAATATCAAAGGAAGCGAACTGTCTAGACGTTCCCCTATCTACATCAAAAACTTTATAAACCAAAACGATCCGAATGACACATCGATCTTTGGGCGCGTCATGACAGAACAAGTTGTGGACAGACTTGTTCAACGAGGTGCACTTATCACGACGGGGGAGCCCAGAGCAGAAGCCTTTCTACTCCCCCCCGGAGTAAGTAAAAGTAAATATGACACCCCTCCTAAAGGAACAATTGAAAGCCTTCCCCCTCGTTCAGCAAGACTAGAAGGGAGTTATGTGATCGGGGACAACTACATCTACATGACTGCCAAGATTATCCGCTTGGATGATAACGCAATAGTATCAGGCCACAACTGGACAATTCCCATATCTGACAACGTGCGACAGATGCTTCCGCAATTGGAACTTGAAGATGGCCTCGAACCTTCGGTTAAAACGAGGTTTGATCAACCTAGACCATAG
- a CDS encoding purine-nucleoside phosphorylase has protein sequence MTYTEKIQQSAAYIQENLDKIQENTIALMTGTGLGGLTEAIENPTTIPYSEIPEFPVSTVASHAGQLTAGTIDGTPVIALHGRVHLYEGFGAREATHNIRTLGELGIKTLILTNAVGALNPSFETGSPMLIEDHINLTGHTPLRGDNNDKWGERFPDMCKVWNQELRDLAIQKALELGIRLERGVFMQIMGPNMETPAETRMYRALGADAIGMSTCMEAIAAHHMGIRLLGISCLTNKNLPDCMEEAPLEQVIAQANKSSDAMTKLIRAILKEI, from the coding sequence ATGACATACACGGAGAAGATACAACAGTCTGCCGCATATATACAGGAAAATCTAGACAAAATTCAAGAGAACACCATTGCTTTAATGACAGGTACGGGGTTGGGAGGCCTTACAGAAGCCATCGAAAACCCAACCACGATACCATATAGTGAAATACCTGAATTCCCTGTATCAACTGTCGCTAGTCACGCTGGACAACTTACAGCTGGAACCATTGATGGCACCCCTGTCATAGCCTTACATGGCCGTGTCCATCTCTATGAAGGCTTCGGCGCCCGCGAAGCCACACACAATATTCGAACTCTTGGCGAACTAGGCATAAAAACGCTTATCCTTACCAATGCCGTTGGAGCTCTGAATCCCTCCTTTGAAACAGGCTCACCGATGCTGATCGAAGACCATATTAATTTAACAGGGCACACCCCTTTACGAGGGGATAATAATGACAAGTGGGGTGAGAGATTCCCTGATATGTGCAAAGTTTGGAATCAAGAGTTACGTGACTTAGCTATTCAGAAAGCTCTTGAATTGGGTATCCGGCTAGAGCGCGGTGTATTCATGCAAATCATGGGGCCGAACATGGAAACCCCTGCCGAAACTCGAATGTATAGAGCACTGGGAGCCGATGCCATTGGCATGTCGACTTGTATGGAAGCCATTGCAGCCCACCACATGGGCATCCGACTCTTAGGTATCTCTTGTCTGACCAACAAGAACCTCCCCGATTGCATGGAAGAAGCTCCCTTGGAGCAAGTGATAGCACAAGCCAACAAATCATCTGACGCGATGACAAAACTTATTCGAGCTATCCTAAAGGAAATCTGA
- a CDS encoding MotA/TolQ/ExbB proton channel family protein produces MDIVTLLGMAVGLSLIFGAIVIGGAVDVFINIPGMMIVIGGTLASIMVAFPFEEVIQAFNAAFKMFVQRKTKVRDVVNIMVKVAEISRREGLVALENVQTENMVLKKSCQLIADNADPELIRTTLSIEINSMRRRHQVGQDVFKRLAALAPSFGMMGTLIGLVQMLSQLNDPKSIGPAMAVALLTTFYGTAMSTLIFIPIGAKLRARTLQEQLHLEVIFEGAKSILENNNPRLVYEKLSSFLAPSEREAQ; encoded by the coding sequence ATGGATATAGTTACACTACTTGGTATGGCCGTTGGCCTCTCCCTTATTTTTGGGGCTATCGTTATTGGTGGGGCCGTTGATGTGTTCATCAATATTCCCGGTATGATGATCGTTATTGGTGGAACGCTTGCTTCTATTATGGTGGCATTTCCATTTGAAGAAGTCATACAGGCCTTTAATGCTGCGTTCAAGATGTTCGTTCAGCGTAAAACGAAAGTTCGTGATGTCGTCAATATAATGGTTAAAGTAGCGGAGATCAGTCGTCGAGAAGGGTTGGTCGCTTTGGAGAATGTGCAGACAGAGAATATGGTTCTTAAAAAATCGTGTCAGCTTATCGCTGATAACGCTGATCCTGAACTGATTCGCACGACACTTTCTATTGAAATCAATTCTATGCGTCGCCGCCACCAAGTGGGGCAGGATGTGTTTAAACGATTAGCAGCTCTTGCCCCATCTTTCGGTATGATGGGTACCTTGATCGGTTTGGTTCAGATGCTTTCTCAGTTAAATGATCCTAAATCCATTGGTCCTGCCATGGCGGTTGCATTGCTAACCACATTTTATGGTACTGCAATGTCCACCCTGATTTTTATCCCTATTGGGGCAAAGCTCCGTGCACGTACTCTTCAGGAGCAGTTGCACCTTGAAGTAATCTTTGAGGGAGCCAAATCCATTCTTGAAAATAATAACCCGAGGCTTGTTTACGAAAAGCTGTCTTCGTTCCTAGCCCCTAGCGAGCGTGAGGCCCAGTAG
- a CDS encoding flagellar motor protein MotB produces the protein MSEDYREPDLQEGEESGGEWLTTFADLSMLLLVFFVLLYSMSTLDTEKFSETFSSVTKALQGKMQKVATSKITREEAGVLIDQALMRRQIIESQRKVFAEVKTLQTKKGVEGLVSANFEDGVITLRVPGDVMFRPGQINLSPKGIQVVTALKDFFFQHRDQQIKIIGYTDNTRPSSKSRFKDNWEISALRAVMVLRELLKMGIEPTRLTATGLAYLNPIFPNTTDEYRAKNRRVEFVLEKRVMGK, from the coding sequence ATGAGTGAAGATTACCGGGAACCGGATCTCCAAGAAGGAGAGGAGAGCGGTGGCGAATGGTTAACGACCTTCGCCGACCTTTCTATGCTCCTGCTCGTCTTTTTTGTACTGCTCTATTCTATGTCCACGCTGGATACAGAGAAGTTTTCTGAGACCTTCTCTTCGGTAACAAAGGCTCTGCAGGGCAAAATGCAAAAGGTTGCGACAAGTAAGATTACACGCGAAGAGGCTGGTGTACTTATTGACCAAGCGCTCATGCGCAGACAGATTATCGAATCTCAGCGCAAAGTATTTGCAGAAGTTAAGACTCTTCAGACCAAGAAGGGAGTTGAAGGCTTGGTCTCAGCTAATTTTGAGGATGGTGTGATTACTCTTCGTGTCCCTGGTGACGTTATGTTCAGGCCCGGGCAGATTAATCTGTCTCCTAAGGGGATTCAGGTGGTTACTGCCCTGAAAGACTTCTTTTTTCAGCATCGTGATCAGCAGATCAAGATTATCGGGTATACAGACAACACACGTCCTTCAAGCAAGTCTCGATTTAAAGATAATTGGGAAATTTCCGCCCTGAGGGCAGTTATGGTTTTACGCGAACTCCTTAAAATGGGCATTGAACCTACCCGATTGACAGCCACAGGGTTGGCCTATCTCAATCCCATCTTTCCGAATACTACGGATGAGTATCGGGCTAAGAATCGTAGAGTCGAGTTCGTGTTGGAGAAGCGCGTCATGGGCAAATAG
- a CDS encoding PilZ domain-containing protein, with the protein MGFDLNISTGGDDQLRKAFRTKVPGLTVRFPALKKVFEVKDLSATGFAVLDPEKGFKENQTLDAELLINKKLFLGDVNAVVMRVLDNGIIGINFVELERQKQAKLDKLVLEVQKRLIELRKKQREQE; encoded by the coding sequence ATGGGCTTTGATCTGAACATATCCACTGGCGGTGATGATCAGCTGCGAAAGGCGTTTCGTACTAAGGTTCCCGGGCTGACTGTCCGGTTCCCAGCTTTGAAAAAGGTTTTTGAGGTCAAAGACCTCAGTGCTACTGGTTTTGCTGTTCTTGACCCTGAAAAAGGGTTCAAGGAAAATCAGACCCTTGATGCTGAACTCTTGATTAACAAGAAGTTGTTTTTGGGTGATGTGAACGCCGTTGTCATGCGAGTGCTGGATAATGGTATTATTGGCATCAATTTTGTTGAGCTAGAGCGACAAAAGCAGGCAAAACTCGACAAGTTGGTGTTGGAAGTCCAGAAACGTCTCATTGAGCTGCGTAAAAAGCAGCGTGAACAAGAATAG
- a CDS encoding biotin carboxylase N-terminal domain-containing protein gives MSIDRHKVLIANRGEIAMRVIRACRRLGLDFVCVYTKEDQECGHVRLARELAGHKAVYRIDSYLDSNEIFSVADAAGATAVHPGYGFFAEDFRFARRVVRRDRPMVFIGPSWWVIRDLGDKINTKRIARSLDVPTVPGSDRPVYSEVEAEEIAASLFEFQATQGIVDGVIMVKASAGGGGMGIEEVGSFDEFRSVFRRIRNYAKRNFGDEGVLIEQRIFDFNHLEVQLVCERSGKGQIHFGTRNCSIQSTGKQKRVEVAPGFAPGVIPYTFDATQVLEDITRYSLTMAHETGYDNVGTWEWIVTPKGEPFLMEVNTRIQVENGVSSIISRVNGSPVDIITEQIRLGLGDSLGYEQADVEFDGVGIEYRIVAENTDNRFTPCAGRILRFGWEEHDWLEIYTQVPRNVSYEIPMEYDPNLALAIVWGKDLDEVKARGLQFLNEVVLEGTVGGRSDEFYTNIAYLRNKTHKILEF, from the coding sequence ATGTCCATAGACCGTCATAAGGTCCTTATTGCCAACCGCGGTGAGATAGCCATGCGCGTTATACGCGCATGCCGTAGGCTCGGTTTAGACTTCGTTTGTGTTTACACTAAGGAAGATCAAGAATGTGGCCATGTGCGTCTTGCACGTGAATTGGCGGGACATAAAGCTGTATACCGCATAGATTCCTATCTCGATTCAAATGAAATCTTTTCAGTTGCTGATGCTGCTGGTGCAACTGCTGTGCACCCAGGGTATGGTTTTTTTGCAGAGGATTTTCGATTTGCTCGTCGGGTTGTTCGTCGTGATCGGCCAATGGTCTTCATTGGCCCGTCGTGGTGGGTTATTCGTGATCTTGGAGATAAGATTAATACAAAACGCATAGCCCGTAGTTTGGATGTACCTACGGTTCCTGGCTCTGATCGTCCAGTTTATAGCGAGGTGGAAGCGGAGGAAATTGCTGCTAGCCTTTTCGAGTTTCAGGCCACCCAAGGCATCGTTGACGGTGTTATTATGGTCAAAGCTTCGGCTGGTGGCGGTGGTATGGGGATTGAGGAAGTCGGTAGCTTTGATGAATTCCGTTCTGTATTTCGTCGTATTCGAAATTATGCCAAGCGCAATTTCGGAGATGAAGGGGTTCTCATTGAGCAACGAATATTTGATTTTAACCATCTAGAAGTTCAACTTGTTTGCGAACGGAGTGGGAAAGGGCAGATTCACTTCGGAACTCGAAATTGTTCAATCCAGTCCACTGGTAAACAAAAGAGAGTTGAGGTTGCCCCTGGATTTGCTCCAGGAGTTATCCCGTATACATTTGATGCGACTCAGGTACTCGAAGACATTACTCGTTATTCGCTCACAATGGCTCATGAGACTGGGTACGATAATGTTGGAACATGGGAGTGGATTGTCACGCCCAAGGGGGAGCCATTTTTAATGGAGGTAAACACACGAATTCAAGTTGAAAATGGTGTTTCCTCCATTATTTCAAGGGTAAACGGGAGTCCTGTGGATATCATTACTGAGCAAATTCGTCTCGGGCTTGGTGACAGTCTTGGGTATGAGCAGGCAGATGTTGAATTTGATGGTGTTGGCATAGAATATCGCATTGTAGCCGAGAATACGGACAATCGTTTTACACCATGTGCTGGACGCATCTTACGCTTCGGTTGGGAAGAGCATGATTGGCTGGAGATTTATACTCAAGTGCCACGAAATGTAAGTTACGAGATACCTATGGAGTATGATCCTAATCTGGCTTTAGCCATTGTTTGGGGGAAGGACTTAGATGAAGTGAAGGCTAGAGGTTTGCAGTTCTTGAACGAAGTTGTCTTGGAAGGGACTGTCGGTGGTCGTTCCGATGAATTTTATACCAACATCGCGTACCTGCGTAATAAGACGCATAAAATCCTGGAGTTTTAA